A section of the Leptotrichia buccalis C-1013-b genome encodes:
- a CDS encoding Hsp70 family protein, protein MAKYVFGIDLGTTYSCIARVDDSARAEVIKNNEGSNTTPSVVAFEGNNVIVGEDAKAEAVLNPETTAAFVKTLMGKTDFAFNYNGEDKTPEEISSYILRKLAQDASVQLGEEVKDVVITCPAYFGTAERTATKNAGKIAGLNVLEIISEPTAAALYYGCAKEQNEKTILVYDLGGGTFDVTIMRISSDKIEVICSDGDHDLGGKIWDEALMHYLSEQFIEEIGYEIEFDEYAMQDLRLKSEKIKKQLTSKTQAGDMLEVMGNRKKISITRDKFDEITSTLLNETLKKTEEAIKIAKEKGYKVIDEILLVGGSTRMPQVKKALTERFEETEIKVLEPDEAVAKGAAIHAVNVYVNNQKSLTEKDFESDKDVKVTVDGDEKEINAKDYKEDLTFSPEMMSIGGNTREIIIATTKSFAIKVENKEGLKRCFNMIIKNEAMPNGILEVPGNFSTLHDNQASVNIEIYENDYMDKYFDVDDDLRIGNAILELPENLPSGSPIEITLKLNKEGILEVRGLDKTGNREVNVKMETKGVMSDEDLEKIKQKSQGLAVL, encoded by the coding sequence ATGGCAAAGTATGTATTCGGAATCGATTTAGGAACAACTTATTCTTGTATAGCTCGTGTAGATGATTCAGCAAGAGCTGAGGTAATTAAAAATAATGAAGGAAGCAATACTACACCATCTGTAGTTGCATTTGAGGGGAATAACGTAATAGTTGGAGAAGATGCAAAAGCAGAAGCGGTCTTAAATCCAGAAACTACAGCGGCATTTGTTAAAACGTTAATGGGGAAAACAGATTTTGCGTTTAACTATAATGGAGAAGACAAAACTCCTGAAGAAATATCATCATATATTTTAAGAAAATTAGCACAGGATGCTTCGGTACAGCTAGGAGAAGAAGTTAAAGATGTTGTAATAACTTGTCCTGCCTATTTTGGAACAGCAGAACGGACTGCAACTAAAAATGCTGGGAAAATTGCTGGACTAAATGTATTAGAAATCATAAGTGAACCTACAGCTGCCGCATTGTACTATGGCTGTGCAAAAGAACAGAATGAAAAAACAATATTAGTATACGACCTTGGTGGAGGAACATTCGATGTAACAATTATGAGAATAAGTTCTGATAAAATTGAAGTTATCTGTTCAGACGGAGATCACGACTTAGGTGGGAAAATTTGGGATGAAGCATTAATGCATTACTTATCTGAACAGTTTATAGAAGAAATAGGATATGAAATTGAATTTGATGAATATGCAATGCAGGATTTAAGACTAAAATCTGAAAAAATTAAAAAACAATTAACTTCAAAAACTCAAGCTGGTGATATGCTGGAAGTTATGGGAAATAGAAAAAAAATATCTATAACTCGAGATAAATTTGATGAAATAACTTCCACTTTACTTAATGAAACTTTGAAAAAAACAGAAGAGGCAATTAAAATCGCCAAAGAAAAAGGATACAAAGTAATTGATGAAATTCTGTTAGTTGGCGGTTCCACAAGAATGCCGCAAGTAAAAAAGGCTTTGACTGAAAGGTTTGAAGAAACTGAAATCAAAGTTCTGGAACCAGATGAAGCTGTAGCTAAAGGAGCCGCCATTCATGCTGTAAACGTTTATGTAAACAATCAAAAAAGCCTTACAGAAAAAGATTTTGAGTCAGATAAAGATGTAAAAGTAACAGTTGATGGAGATGAAAAAGAAATAAATGCAAAAGATTATAAAGAAGATTTAACATTCTCTCCTGAAATGATGAGCATTGGTGGAAATACTAGAGAAATCATTATTGCAACAACAAAAAGTTTTGCTATAAAAGTAGAAAATAAAGAAGGTCTCAAAAGATGTTTCAATATGATTATAAAAAATGAAGCTATGCCTAATGGTATCTTAGAAGTTCCAGGAAACTTCAGCACTCTTCACGATAATCAGGCTTCCGTAAATATAGAAATATATGAGAACGACTATATGGATAAATACTTTGATGTAGACGATGATTTAAGAATAGGAAATGCAATATTAGAATTGCCAGAAAATCTTCCAAGTGGCTCTCCAATTGAAATAACTCTTAAATTAAATAAAGAAGGTATTCTCGAAGTAAGAGGGCTGGATAAAACAGGAAATAGGGAAGTAAACGTAAAAATGGAAACAAAAGGCGTAATGTCAGATGAAGATTTAGAAAAAATAAAGCAAAAATCACAAGGTTTAGCAGTATTATAA
- the grpE gene encoding nucleotide exchange factor GrpE, with protein sequence MKLEEKQLPEMTVPDLEIQNFNKEIETQTNSENELPLSENLNLEIKSEKDQTEKLKLSEQIEDLNKKMDEMKELFSKKILSIDFEKETADRLHKELQEYKNDIYFKFIKPLIMHFIDMRESMRKNVQDFNNKTDEDKLKLLNSYIEEIQIILENNDIEIYETDKDIDKNVDMKKQKIIKKIETPYEELHGRIFHISSNGYMYKGRVISPEKVEVNIYKKTTEELKGE encoded by the coding sequence ATGAAATTAGAAGAAAAGCAATTACCAGAAATGACAGTTCCAGATTTAGAAATTCAAAACTTTAATAAGGAAATCGAAACACAAACAAACTCAGAAAATGAATTGCCTTTATCAGAAAATTTAAATTTAGAAATCAAATCTGAGAAAGACCAAACTGAAAAATTGAAACTATCAGAACAAATTGAAGATCTTAATAAAAAAATGGATGAAATGAAAGAATTATTTTCAAAAAAAATTTTAAGCATAGACTTTGAAAAGGAAACTGCAGATAGACTTCATAAAGAACTGCAAGAATATAAAAATGATATTTATTTCAAATTTATAAAACCTCTTATAATGCATTTTATAGACATGAGAGAAAGTATGAGAAAAAATGTACAGGATTTTAATAATAAAACAGACGAAGATAAATTAAAACTACTTAACAGCTATATAGAAGAAATTCAAATTATTTTAGAAAATAACGATATAGAAATATACGAAACAGATAAAGATATTGATAAAAATGTTGATATGAAAAAACAAAAAATAATAAAAAAAATAGAAACACCATATGAGGAGCTTCATGGAAGAATTTTTCATATTTCAAGTAACGGATATATGTATAAAGGAAGAGTTATTTCACCAGAAAAAGTAGAAGTTAATATTTATAAAAAAACAACAGAAGAATTGAAGGGAGAATAA